The sequence TATGTCCTGGAGTCCAGTGAGCCTGGAGCTCTGGTTGCAAGCTTCTTTGCAGTCTTCGAGGGGCATCTCCTCACTTGGTTTTAGCTTCTGTAATCTCAACTTTGTGTCCTGAGAGGAAGACCGCGCAGGTGGGCTACGTTCAGCCTGTGCCGCTCTGGTATGTTTCCTCTGGTGACTGGAAAGGGTATGTCTCCCAATGAACTCTTTCCCACACCACTGACATTTGAAAGGTCTCTCTGTAGAGTGGATCCTCTGATGGTTAACAAGGCGATAGTTTCTATCGTAAGATTTCCCACACAGATTACATTTATAGCGCTTCTCTCCACTGTGTATTCCCTTATGATCTAAAAGGGTTCTTTTACGTGTAAAGGTTTTCCCACATTCTTGACACCAAAAACGTTTCTCACCAGTGAGGATTTTCGGCTCCACATTTGGAGTCTTTTCACTTTCATGGCAATCATACTGTTTTTGAAGAGAGTGAATCCTCTGATGTCGGTAGAGATTGGAACTCCatctgaaggctttcccacactccCTACACTTATAcggcttctctccagtgtgaactctctgatggatgaggaggaaggagtgaTTGCGGAAGGCCTTGCCACACTGGCTGCATTTGTAGGGCTCCTCTCTGGAGTGACTGCTCTGAGGAACCTGGAACACTCTGTCCTGACTAAAAGATGCCCCGCCCTCAGGTTTTCTTTTCATGGCATGCTTCTTCTTATGAACAATAAAGGCTGACCTATAGGCAAAGTCCTTCCCACAATCGCTACACTGGTATGGTTTCTCACCTGTGTGAATTCTCTGGTGGTCAACGAGAGTTTTCTTTCTAGTAAAAGTTTTCCCACACTGCTGacacaaaaatgttttctccacAGCGGGGGCACCCTGGGGCTGACTGCAGTCAGGAGACTGCCTGAAGCCCTCATGACATTCATCTTGTTTGTAGAATTTTTCCTCCTCATGCAACCTCATATGACGAGTAAAGTTTGATCTCCACCTAAAGGTTTTCCTGCATTTggtacatttatagggtttctccTGGGTGTGAATCCTTTGATGTTCAAGAACATATGACTTACAGTGGAAGGACTTCCTGCACTGGCTGCAGTCAAAGAGTTTCTctccactttggtctcccaaatgATGATCAAACCCTGAGCTGTAGGTGAGAGCTGCCCTATACTGATTCAATTCAAGAAATTTCTTCTTAGCATGGGTTTCTCGGTGCAGACGGTAGGCTGACAGACGTCGGAAAGCTTTCTCACATAAATCGCATTTATAGGGCTTCACTCCAGTGTGAATTTTCTCATGCCGTGCGCAGTTGGAACTCCACCGGAAGGCTTTCCCACACACCCTACATTTAAATGCCTTCTCTTGAGTGTGAAGTCTCTGATGATATGCAAGATGGGAGCTATGACTGAAAGTCCTTCCACAGTCACTGCACTTAAATGACACTCCCACCGTGTGAAGACTCTGCCCGTGCTGGTGATGAGAGCTAAGGCTGAAGTCTTTTCCACACACATCCTTTTTATTCCCTTTCagtccagtatgaattctctgatgtagGCTGAAGCCGCCAATCATGTGTCTGAGCCCCTTCCCATATTTCTTGTAGTCATAGTGGTGTGAACTCATTCTGAAGTGTTTGCCACAGCCATGTTTAAGGGATTCCTTTCTTCCAGAAACTCTCAAATATGTAACATGTTTTAAGTCAAGACTATTACTTCCTGATACTTCAGAGTCTTTTCCTGTCCTGTGACTGAAATTGGTCTCTTCTTTTTTAACTGTTACTTGTATGGGGTTTTCACATTGATCCTTTTGCCTGCTCTTCTGTTGAAAAGATTCTCTGAGCCCAATTCCCTCAGAAACACTTGTCGCAGGACATCCTGATGACACAGCTAAGGTTTCTGCTTCTTCCAAAGGTTCCTGATCTAAGatgaatttgtttgttttaatctggAGGTCATCTcctgacaaaaaataaaacacaagagaATGTACTCTTTTCCCATACTTGGAACTGCAGAAAGCACCAAAGGGCAATAAAATGTCTGGGTGGTGAGGCTTTTGCCTGACTGCCAATACCTTTATAAAATAGTCAAACATAAGGCAAAACATGGAAGATTATCCCAGATtacagggaagggaggagaaaagcaAGATGGGCAGGGCAGCTAGAGATATGCAGACATCACATCCAGCagggaaataaaaaggattaagaAGAAAGTGTTAAACAGCCAGAGTGGGAGAATCATGGCATTATAGAAAGGTACCCAAAAGCCAAGGGGTGGGGCTCCAAGGAGCACTTGGCTGAAAAGGCTGGAGATCAGCCTATTACAAAAATAAggaccaagaaaagaaagaacaggagTGGGATGAGGGCTCCTAAGAGCAAAAAGGGGTGAGTACAGGAGATTCAGCAAGAGTGCAGGCCATGAGTGAGGAGGAGCATCAGTGAGTGAAAGACAGGAACAGTGAAGCCCTCCAGCAGGCAAGAACTATTATTGAGAGGGCTGCTGGGGAACGGGGACAGGAGAATAGACATGGCTGGAAGTGAATGACCTCTCAAAGGCCAGCCAGGATGAAAGAGACCCAGTGGCCCAAGCACCCTTACCAACACTGTTAAAGATCTTCCTTCTATAACCGAccttaagaaagagaaaagtaaaagcaGGAGAAGCAGGACCTGGCAGGTTCTCTGGAACTCACCTGTAGGGGCAACACCTGCATTCCCCTTAGGCTGAGCTGCCTGCAAATTCAGGCCCCATGGCTCCCTTGCTTCCAACCAGGAGATCAGAGCAGGTTTGGTGAATGGTCCCACTGCAGAAGAGAAGGGAATGGGATGAGAAGGGAGATGGATGACACAGAACTACTCTTCAGGACCTCTGGGCCTGAAGTCCTGGTGGGAAGGTGAGAAAAGCCAGGAAGGCAGGCagcagaagaagggaaggaggccCAGTCATTTCAAATAGCCCTGAGCAGAGATAAGAGAGAATGACAGAAGTTGACCCCAAAAGGATTACTAGAATTTTCCAGAGGTGAGACTCACATGTCTACTTAATTGGCTACATCAGCCAACATTTTCTGAATGTCTAAATGGACTAGGAACTTAAAACATATTACCTTTAATccgttgtttttatttgttttgaaacagggtctcactctgttacccgggctggagtgcagtggcacgatcgtggctcactacagcctcgtcctcctgggctcaagcaattctccagcctcggcttcccaagtagctgggattacaggcgtacgtACCACAtgcttgtatttttgtattttttgtagagacggagtttcactatgttgcccagactggtctcaaactcctcagctcaagcaatcttcccacctgggcctcccaaagtgctgggattacaggtgtgagctaccacgcccagccacctttaatctttacaataatcCAGAATGGCAGGCATTATTCTCCCCATTTTTCAAAAGAGGCTACCAAGGTGCTAGACTAAGTGATCTGGTTAGCAGTTACAGAGCCAGGATCTAAAACCAGGTCAGGTCCCTTTCTATGCAGCAGCACAAAACAACCCAAGgcggcagaaataaagatagataGAAGCATGAGGATATCGATTACTTACCCAGGAAAGCCATGTTCCTATAATTCTCCAGCATCACATCCCTGTACAGGTTTCTCTGAGCAGAGTCCAGCCACCCCCACTCGTCCTGGGAGAAGGTCACCTCCACATCCTTGAAAGTCATAGTCTGAAAAAACACTGTGCCCTAGAGCTGGTCCACAGCTCCCAGCTTTGAGGtggaaggggagagaaggggaataAACTGGCTCTTTGTGAATGCAGGATGGACCTGGCAAAGGTGAAAGGGAAGACCATCACCCAGCAGAAGACCTCTGGGCTTGAGGGGGATAATCTGGTCTCTGGAACACAGGTCTTTGGATGCGAGGTTACTAGACAGAGAAACCCAGGATGGGGCAGCTGCACTAACCCATTAGGCAGTGATGTGGGGACATCATGAAGGACCAAATGTCCTGTGGCTCACCTGAAGCTGGGCTGTCAGGGACCTGGGTGGTGTTACCTGGTCTCCTGGGCACCCCTCTCTCTGGAAAAGGGCAGGCATCTGGGCAGCAGGAGTATCTGAAGGAGAAAAAGCCATGAGAGAGCGACTCAGCTCTGGACAGCCCACTGAGAAGCCCACTCTTCCCCCCAGTAGAGGACTCCTGGACCCATGAGCAGGTACAGAATGCTGTTAAATACCTATCTCACATGTCCTCAGTCTACTGGGGCCAGGAAAGGGGTAGTGGGACAGGGGGTGTAATGGGAGAGGAGCAAGCCACATATGGGTTATAGAACGGATGGAGAGGACAGAGAGCTAAGGGCCAGGACAGAAAGAGTTTCACATGAGAGGACAGATGTGAAAAGACAACACTACAGGAAATGCAAGAAGTGTGGCATAAGGCTGGGGTCTTAAGGCCAGGCAGCAAGTACCGGATTGCCCAGCCAGGAAGTCACGTGCTTCTATTTCATAGGGAGGCTCCAGGTGGTCCCCCAGAGCAGAGCTGCTCCTGAGAGGTGAAGCAAGGGACCATATCTGTGCAGATCGCAGGGCTCCTGTACCCATCCAATGCACATCTGGGCTCTGGGCAGGGCCCGGGTCCTGGCAAGAAGAAAATGTTGTGAGAGGATCTTTCTGGGAATCAGAAAGCAAACTCAGAGAAGAGACCACACGACCAATCTCTAAAGGACAAAGGCCAAGGGATAGGTAAGCCAGGTCCTTTATTACTTCCAGGCAAGAAGAACACCCAGGGAGGTAcctccaaccacctcagcctccttgggcTTTAATGAGGGCCCTGGGAGAGTCCAGGTAGAGACAGACTCCAGCTCAACACAAGGAAGCACATGTTAAGTCAGTACAGCACTCTTGTCGGGCCTCATATGACACAGTGCCACCTTCCCATTATCCCTCAGCTCCCACCCCAGGCCTATAACTTagaaatgagagagaaggaaCTAGTTCTTCAGAATTAAACTCACAATGGTTCACAGTGAAGATATAGTCAAGTAATATCTACTGTCAAGTGCTCCTCTAGGCACTGATGTACAAAGTGAACTCAAAGAGGCAGGCTAGCTCCCAAGTTGTAAACTTGCTTTGAATAATAAAGAGGCAATGCTAATCATGAGAGTCAGCCATGGAACCACAGAAGAAAAAGTCTCCAGTGGAAAAAATGGCAGTGTCCATCTAAGTAGAGACCAACAAAGAGGAAGCGTTTGCCCTGAGACTTCAAATAACTCTGGTCTCTGAGGCAAGGCTGTTTCTCATATAGAAGAGGTGAGTACAGGAAACTACAATTTGAGATTTTCTGGTCCTGTGACCGAGACACTCTCTATACCGATATGGACAAATCTTAGCCTGAGGCCATTAATCATCTGATATAGAGATACACACTAAAGATGATGAACTGATCATAGTAATTTATCTCccattttttattcttctaataAAGGGAgaattcaaaaaaaagaaatatggaagCACAGCAAAACGAGTTGAAGGACAAACTTTCTCGGGCCCTGGTTTTTCACACTGTGATAATTTTGCTGAACCATAGAACGATTCTGTGACTTTACATGTATCTTAAagtatttctcttcattttgcaaATTTGGGGGGCTTTCTCCCAGCCCCCACTGTCTTCTAAGTACCTTTCAACCAGCTTTCTGCTCATGTGGCAATGTTTTCACgggttttttaaattacatcTAGCTGTAAATGAGCTGAATATAACCAAGCCACGATTTTGTAACTACTGTGTAccttatttccttttataaattattaatcaGGTCCTTTTGAACATTTCATTGTTCtggtaaaaataacaaatgctcttttaaatttttaaaaatagtacccCATGTggtgcaaaaatattttctaacagtTTTACCCTGTGTTTATTACCATTTACTGCTGGTAGACCATGTCCTGATGTCttacttgatttaatttttataacaaagtTTCAGGAACAAGTATGTCAAATTTgtttcagaaatctttttttctttctttttcagacgTAGTCtttcatcaggctggagtgcagtggcatgatctcggctcactgcaacctccgcctcccaggttcaagcaattctcctgcctcagcctcccaagcagctgggactacaggcgcacaccactacgcccagctaatttttgttatttttagtagagatgggttttcaccatgttggtcaggatggtcttgatctcttgacctcatgatctgcccgcctcagcctcccaaagtgctgggattacaggcgtgagccaccgtgcccagccacaactTTCATTTATACATGAATTATGTGTGCagaatcatatatatatgtatatgtatgaatgtgtctgtgtgtgtgtatacatatatatacacacacatatatatacacatatatatatgtatatacatatatatatatacacacacacacatacatatactttttttttttttttttgagacggagtgtctttctgttgcccagcctagacTACACTggtgcactctcagctcactgcagcctccaccttccaggttcaagcaattctcctgcctcagcctcctgagtaactgggactataggtgcataccaccacatctggctaatttctgtacttttagtagaaatggagtttcaccatgttggccaggctggtctcgaacttctgacctcaagtgatccgcctgccttggcctcccaaagtgctagcactACAGGCGttagtcactgtacctggccagaatcctgtatttttatataaataaaattttaaagaagccttaaaaaactgataaatgcttttttcaaaaactgaaacaatACAGGAAGCATCAGCTCCCCTGTGTGCAGCAGCAGGACAGGAAGAATGCACTTGAACTGACCGGCTGCCACTCaactgccaggcctgggactgcCAACTCTGCCAGGGCCAGGCATATGATAAGCACTtgaatatttactgaacaaaTTCTCATGATTAGaccatttctgcattttcttcttaATGAAGAGAGGCTCTGAAAGGTACAACTATGTGGCCACAGATGTTGAGGCTGTGGAATGAAGTCTAAAATCGAGGTCTTCCTGTTTCTCAGCCCAGCACTGCCAATCAGCATTCATGTCCATCTTCCCTGCCTCCCATCTCACACACATAGAAAAGATCCTCAAAAACTTACTgagaagggctgggcacagtggtttatgcctataatcccagcattttgtgaggccaaggcagatggatcaccggaggtcaggagtccaagaccagcctgaccaaaatggtaaaaccccctctctactaaaaatacaaacaaaattagctgggcatggtgtggtacacctcacaaaaaaaaaagggggggggcctTACTGAGAAGGAAGCTACATGGTGCCTGCAGAGCGCTCTTCTGAGTTTTAACATGTACTCTTCCCACTGAGAAGCCAGGAGCCCTAACCCTAAGTGCTGTTCCAACACTCGTCACTTTACAGGGCTACAGTTAGTCTCAAGTCAAATTAGATAATACGTGGAGATGGACTTTGTATACTGTAAGCCACTATGTCCAAAGACTAGttactgggctttttttttttttttgagacagggtcttgctgtgtcatccaggctggagtgcagtggtgcaataacgactcactgcagccttgacctatctgggttcaaatgatcctcccacctcagtcccccaagtagctgggactacagtcacatgccaccatttcagctaatttttgtagaaacagggttttgc is a genomic window of Macaca mulatta isolate MMU2019108-1 chromosome 2, T2T-MMU8v2.0, whole genome shotgun sequence containing:
- the ZNF445 gene encoding zinc finger protein 445 isoform X1 produces the protein MPPGRWHAVYPAQAQSSRERGRLQTIKKEEEDESYTPVQAARPQTLNRPGQELFRQLFRQLRYHESSGPLETLSRLRELCRWWLRPDVLSKAQILELLVLEQFLSILPGELRVWVQLHNPESGEEAVALLEELQRDLDGTSWRDPGPAQSPDVHWMGTGALRSAQIWSLASPLRSSSALGDHLEPPYEIEARDFLAGQSDTPAAQMPALFQREGCPGDQVTPPRSLTAQLQTMTFKDVEVTFSQDEWGWLDSAQRNLYRDVMLENYRNMAFLVGPFTKPALISWLEAREPWGLNLQAAQPKGNAGVAPTGDDLQIKTNKFILDQEPLEEAETLAVSSGCPATSVSEGIGLRESFQQKSRQKDQCENPIQVTVKKEETNFSHRTGKDSEVSGSNSLDLKHVTYLRVSGRKESLKHGCGKHFRMSSHHYDYKKYGKGLRHMIGGFSLHQRIHTGLKGNKKDVCGKDFSLSSHHQHGQSLHTVGVSFKCSDCGRTFSHSSHLAYHQRLHTQEKAFKCRVCGKAFRWSSNCARHEKIHTGVKPYKCDLCEKAFRRLSAYRLHRETHAKKKFLELNQYRAALTYSSGFDHHLGDQSGEKLFDCSQCRKSFHCKSYVLEHQRIHTQEKPYKCTKCRKTFRWRSNFTRHMRLHEEEKFYKQDECHEGFRQSPDCSQPQGAPAVEKTFLCQQCGKTFTRKKTLVDHQRIHTGEKPYQCSDCGKDFAYRSAFIVHKKKHAMKRKPEGGASFSQDRVFQVPQSSHSREEPYKCSQCGKAFRNHSFLLIHQRVHTGEKPYKCRECGKAFRWSSNLYRHQRIHSLQKQYDCHESEKTPNVEPKILTGEKRFWCQECGKTFTRKRTLLDHKGIHSGEKRYKCNLCGKSYDRNYRLVNHQRIHSTERPFKCQWCGKEFIGRHTLSSHQRKHTRAAQAERSPPARSSSQDTKLRLQKLKPSEEMPLEDCKEACNQSSRLTGLQDITIGKKCHKCSICGKTFNKSSQLISHKRFHTRERPFKCTKCGKTFRWSSNLARHMKNHIRD
- the ZNF445 gene encoding zinc finger protein 445 isoform X2, coding for MPPGRWHAVYPAQAQSSRERGRLQTIKKEEEDESYTPVQAARPQTLNRPGQELFRQLFRQLRYHESSGPLETLSRLRELCRWWLRPDVLSKAQILELLVLEQFLSILPGELRVWVQLHNPESGEEAVALLEELQRDLDGTSWRDPGPAQSPDVHWMGTGALRSAQIWSLASPLRSSSALGDHLEPPYEIEARDFLAGQSDTPAAQMPALFQREGCPGDQTMTFKDVEVTFSQDEWGWLDSAQRNLYRDVMLENYRNMAFLVGPFTKPALISWLEAREPWGLNLQAAQPKGNAGVAPTGDDLQIKTNKFILDQEPLEEAETLAVSSGCPATSVSEGIGLRESFQQKSRQKDQCENPIQVTVKKEETNFSHRTGKDSEVSGSNSLDLKHVTYLRVSGRKESLKHGCGKHFRMSSHHYDYKKYGKGLRHMIGGFSLHQRIHTGLKGNKKDVCGKDFSLSSHHQHGQSLHTVGVSFKCSDCGRTFSHSSHLAYHQRLHTQEKAFKCRVCGKAFRWSSNCARHEKIHTGVKPYKCDLCEKAFRRLSAYRLHRETHAKKKFLELNQYRAALTYSSGFDHHLGDQSGEKLFDCSQCRKSFHCKSYVLEHQRIHTQEKPYKCTKCRKTFRWRSNFTRHMRLHEEEKFYKQDECHEGFRQSPDCSQPQGAPAVEKTFLCQQCGKTFTRKKTLVDHQRIHTGEKPYQCSDCGKDFAYRSAFIVHKKKHAMKRKPEGGASFSQDRVFQVPQSSHSREEPYKCSQCGKAFRNHSFLLIHQRVHTGEKPYKCRECGKAFRWSSNLYRHQRIHSLQKQYDCHESEKTPNVEPKILTGEKRFWCQECGKTFTRKRTLLDHKGIHSGEKRYKCNLCGKSYDRNYRLVNHQRIHSTERPFKCQWCGKEFIGRHTLSSHQRKHTRAAQAERSPPARSSSQDTKLRLQKLKPSEEMPLEDCKEACNQSSRLTGLQDITIGKKCHKCSICGKTFNKSSQLISHKRFHTRERPFKCTKCGKTFRWSSNLARHMKNHIRD
- the ZNF445 gene encoding zinc finger protein 445 isoform X3; its protein translation is MEDTPAAQMPALFQREGCPGDQVTPPRSLTAQLQTMTFKDVEVTFSQDEWGWLDSAQRNLYRDVMLENYRNMAFLVGPFTKPALISWLEAREPWGLNLQAAQPKGNAGVAPTGDDLQIKTNKFILDQEPLEEAETLAVSSGCPATSVSEGIGLRESFQQKSRQKDQCENPIQVTVKKEETNFSHRTGKDSEVSGSNSLDLKHVTYLRVSGRKESLKHGCGKHFRMSSHHYDYKKYGKGLRHMIGGFSLHQRIHTGLKGNKKDVCGKDFSLSSHHQHGQSLHTVGVSFKCSDCGRTFSHSSHLAYHQRLHTQEKAFKCRVCGKAFRWSSNCARHEKIHTGVKPYKCDLCEKAFRRLSAYRLHRETHAKKKFLELNQYRAALTYSSGFDHHLGDQSGEKLFDCSQCRKSFHCKSYVLEHQRIHTQEKPYKCTKCRKTFRWRSNFTRHMRLHEEEKFYKQDECHEGFRQSPDCSQPQGAPAVEKTFLCQQCGKTFTRKKTLVDHQRIHTGEKPYQCSDCGKDFAYRSAFIVHKKKHAMKRKPEGGASFSQDRVFQVPQSSHSREEPYKCSQCGKAFRNHSFLLIHQRVHTGEKPYKCRECGKAFRWSSNLYRHQRIHSLQKQYDCHESEKTPNVEPKILTGEKRFWCQECGKTFTRKRTLLDHKGIHSGEKRYKCNLCGKSYDRNYRLVNHQRIHSTERPFKCQWCGKEFIGRHTLSSHQRKHTRAAQAERSPPARSSSQDTKLRLQKLKPSEEMPLEDCKEACNQSSRLTGLQDITIGKKCHKCSICGKTFNKSSQLISHKRFHTRERPFKCTKCGKTFRWSSNLARHMKNHIRD